Proteins from a genomic interval of Zingiber officinale cultivar Zhangliang chromosome 2A, Zo_v1.1, whole genome shotgun sequence:
- the LOC122043976 gene encoding ARF guanine-nucleotide exchange factor GNL2-like — MDKTGRPPRRREIAISCMLNAEVGAVLAVIRHPLVDNLAGAPDDAANPHLVHSLKSLRSLLFHPRQWGEWRATDPSLYLSPFLDVIQSDDVPAAATGVALSAVLKILKHDVFDEHTPGARDAIHSVVFAITNCRLEHTDPAAEDAVLMRVLQVLTAALRTRAAVLLSDHAVCCVVNTCFQVVQQSAQRGDLLQRSARHAMQELVQAIFVRLPDVRLDVADDDPLAPASTYGARCMIDIFQFLCSLLNVGEVVVDVSDGIGSISYDEDVQLFALVLINSAIELGGDAIGKHPKILGIVQDDLFHHLIHYSTHSSPLVLSMICSTVLHLYNFLRRCLRLQLEAFFTYVLSRIADGSSGVHLQEVAVEGIAGFCHQPNFVIETYVNYDCDPMRHNVFEELGKLLCKIAFPAPSPMSTMQTQAFEGLVALISTIADNIEVDHIPAREAYNIDAGDYKPFWLTKSGESSSVNSDSWVEFMRMRKMKKKKIMIAANHYNRDDKKGIDFLKIANLVPNPPDPTSFAYFFRYTPGLDKNSIGDFLGDPDDFNIQVLKEFTGTFHFERVLLDTALRSYLETFRLPGESQKIHRIIEAFADQFYEQNSLGAFASKDAVLILSYSLIMLNTDQHNPQVKKKMTEEDFIRNNRAINGGMDLPREYLSELFHSISTHEIKLSGTGGSPVELSSAQWNDLIKSSRVVEPFIQCDYKHKLSREAFVVISGPAVATLIAIFEQADDEELLHESLEGLISIARIARYGLEDVLDQLLSCFCKFTGILNPYATVEETLLTFSNEVKPRMATLALFTIANKFGDSIRGAWKNMIDCLLKLKRLKLLPQSLIEPDNAPAPDSRTSSNRGESGVIFPASHRGANSKQSVSGFIGRFSQFLSLDNNDTMLNFGSEFENNLKIIQQCQIGDIFTKSNKFPDESLQNLGRALIFAAAGKGQKFSTPVEEEEIVTFCWDLLVTIALVNIHRFASFWPQLHESFAIVSQFPLFSPCPFAEKAITALFKIAIKLTSLPSRLDKAPEELIFKSINLMWKLDKEILDTCCESIMDSTIVILNENGKNVQTIFGWKTLFHLLNVSGRHPETFDQGVEALIKLMSEGTNINRHNYAFCIEAAFGLATLKISPLEKSSKILSLMAETVNLLVQWHNSGYSDPGSSSSGSNSFEEPQKGGSNLAANLFMKLVEALRKTSLVRREEIRNQAILELGKCFVAAQGLDFASVTCFSCFNLVIFAMADDLHEKMLEYSRRENSEREMRSMEGTLKLAMELLVEVFLQFLVPLSQSPGFRTFWLGMLRRMDTCMKEDLGDHVGILPEIVPALLKKMIVEMKEKEVLVQAENELWEITNIQIQWIAPSLKDELFPDE; from the exons ATGGACAAGACCGGCCGACCACCGCGGCGCCGGGAGATCGCCATATCGTGCATGCTCAACGCGGAGGTGGGCGCCGTTCTCGCCGTCATCCGCCACCCTCTCGTAGACAACCTCGCCGGCGCACCCGACGATGCCGCCAACCCGCACCTCGTCCACTCCCTCAAGTCTCTCCGCTCCCTCCTCTTCCACCCTCGGCAGTGGGGCGAGTGGCGCGCCACCGATCCCTCCCTCTATCTGTCCCCCTTCCTGGACGTGATCCAGAGTGACGACGTCCCGGCCGCCGCAACCGGCGTCGCCCTCTCCGCCGTCCTCAAGATTCTGAAGCACGACGTGTTCGACGAGCACACCCCCGGCGCCCGCGACGCCATCCACTCCGTCGTCTTCGCCATCACCAACTGCCGCCTGGAGCACACCGACCCCGCCGCTGAGGACGCCGTCCTCATGCGCGTCCTCCAGGTGCTCACCGCCGCCCTCCGCACCCGAGCAGCCGTCCTCCTCTCCGACCACGCCGTCTGCTGCGTCGTCAACACCTGCTTCCAGGTGGTGCAGCAGTCCGCCCAGCGCGGTGACCTCCTCCAGCGGAGCGCCCGCCACGCCATGCAAGAGCTCGTCCAGGCCATATTTGTGCGCCTCCCCGACGTCAGGTTGGACGTCGCCGACGACGACCCGCTGGCCCCAGCCTCCACCTACGGCGCGCGTTGCATGATCGACATCTTCCAATTCCTCTGCTCCTTGCTGAACGTCGGCGAGGTAGTTGTCGACGTCTCCGACGGAATCGGATCCATCAGCTACGACGAGGACGTCCAGCTCTTCGCCCTCGTCCTGATCAACTCCGCCATCGAATTGGGCGGTGACGCCATCGGAAAGCACCCCAAGATTCTCGGAATCGTCCAAGACGATCTCTTCCACCACCTGATTCATTACTCGACCCATTCCAGCCCTCTCGTCCTCTCCATGATCTGCAGCACAGTTTTGCACCTCTACAACTTCCTCCGAAG GTGCCTTCGATTGCAACTCGAAGCATTCTTCACGTACGTACTCTCGCGGATCGCCGACGGAAGCAGCGGCGTTCACCTTCAAGAAGTCGCCGTGGAAGGCATCGCCGGTTTCTGCCACCAGCCCAACTTCGTGATCGAAACGTACGTGAACTACGACTGCGATCCGATGAGGCACAACGTGTTCGAGGAATTGGGGAAGCTGCTCTGCAAGATCGCATTCCCCGCCCCCTCCCCCATGTCGACGATGCAGACTCAAGCTTTTGAAGGCCTCGTCGCCTTGATCAGCACCATCGCCGACAACATCGAGGTCGATCACATCCCCGCTCGCGAGGCCTACAACATCGACGCCGGTGACTACAAGCCGTTCTGGCTCACAAAGAGCGGGGAGAGTAGCTCCGTGAACTCGGACTCGTGGGTAGAGTTTATGAggatgaggaagatgaagaaaaagaagatcaTGATCGCCGCGAACCACTACAACAGAGATGACAAAAAAGGAATCGATTTTCTGAAGATTGCGAATCTCGTCCCCAACCCACCTGATCCGACGAGCTTCGCTTACTTCTTCCGCTACACTCCGGGCCTGGACAAGAACAGCATTGGGGACTTCCTTGGTGATCCCGATGACTTCAACATTCAGGTGCTCAAGGAGTTCACCGGCACCTTCCATTTCGAGCGTGTTCTTCTCGACACGGCCCTGCGAAGCTACCTCGAGACGTTCAGGCTGCCGGGAGAGTCGCAGAAGATTCACAGAATCATTGAAGCCTTCGCAGACCAATTCTACGAGCAGAACTCCTTGGGTGCCTTCGCGAGCAAGGATGCAGTGTTGATCCTGTCCTACTCCTTGATCATGCTCAACACCGACCAGCACAATCCGcaggtgaagaagaagatgacagaGGAGGACTTCATAAGGAACAACAGGGCCATCAATGGAGGAATGGATCTCCCGAGGGAGTACCTCTCTGAACTGTTCCATTCGATCAGCACCCATGAAATCAAGCTCTCAGGGACTGGTGGATCGCCGGTGGAGCTTAGCTCTGCACAATGGAACGATCTGATCAAATCATCAAGAGTGGTTGAGCCATTCATCCAGTGCGACTACAAGCACAAGCTGAGCAGGGAAGCATTTGTGGTCATCTCAGGCCCGGCGGTGGCCACGCTCATCGCCATTTTCGAGCAAGCCGACGACGAGGAGCTACTCCATGAGAGCCTCGAAGGGCTGATATCAATCGCAAGGATCGCGCGATATGGGCTGGAAGATGTTCTCGACCAGCTCCTCTCCTGCTTTTGCAAGTTCACCGGCATCTTGAATCCGTACGCCACCGTGGAGGAGACGCTGCTCACGTTCAGCAACGAGGTGAAGCCACGAATGGCGACGCTGGCACTCTTCACCATAGCCAACAAGTTCGGGGATTCAATCCGCGGAGCGTGGAAGAACATGATCGACTGCCTGCTGAAACTGAAGAGGCTGAAGCTGCTGCCTCAGTCCTTGATCGAGCCGGACAACGCCCCAGCTCCAGACTCCAGAACCAGCTCGAACAGGGGAGAGTCCGGCGTCATCTTCCCGGCGTCCCACCGCGGGGCGAACAGCAAACAATCTGTCTCGGGATTCATTGGCCGGTTCTCGCAGTTCCTGTCATTGGACAACAACGACACCATGCTGAACTTCGGCAGCGAGTTTGAGAACAACTTGAAGATCATCCAGCAGTGTCAGATCGGCGACATATTCACTAAGAGCAACAAGTTCCCGGACGAGTCTCTGCAGAATCTGGGACGGGCTCTGATCTTCGCAGCTGCCGGCAAGGGACAAAAGTTCAGCACCCCCGTCGAAGAAGAAGAGATCGTCACCTTCTGTTGGGATCTTCTGGTCACCATTGCTCTCGTCAACATCCACAGATTCGCCTCCTTTTGGCCCCAATTACACGAGAGCTTTGCCATCGTCTCGCAGTTCCCCCTCTTCTCCCCCTGCCCATTCGCTGAGAAGGCGATCACCGCGCTGTTCAAGATCGCAATCAAGCTCACCTCACTGCCGTCTCGCCTGGACAAAGCTCCAGAAGAGCTCATCTTCAAGTCGATAAACCTGATGTGGAAGCTCGATAAGGAGATATTGGACACTTGCTGCGAGAGCATCATGGATTCCACTATCGTGATCCTCAATGAGAATGGCAAAAATGTGCAGACGATCTTCGGCTGGAAGACATTGTTCCATCTCCTCAACGTCTCTGGGAGACATCCGGAGACGTTCGATCAAGGAGTTGAAGCTTTGATCAAGCTGATGAGCGAAGGAACCAATATCAATCGGCACAATTACGCATTCTGCATTGAGGCTGCCTTTGGATTAGCTACGCTAAAGATCAGCCCGCTGGAGAAGAGCTCCAAGATTCTGAGTTTAATGGCTGAGACAGTGAACTTGCTGGTCCAGTGGCACAACTCCGGCTACTCGGATCCGGGAAGCAGCAGCAGTGGTAGTAATTCATTCGAGGAGCCTCAAAAGGGAGGGAGCAACCTTGCTGCTAATCTGTTCATGAAGCTCGTGGAGGCGCTGAGGAAGACGAGCTTAGTGCGACGCGAGGAGATCCGGAACCAAGCAATTTTGGAGCTCGGGAAATGCTTTGTAGCGGCACAGGGGCTGGACTTTGCGTCGGTGACTTGCTTTTCCTGCTTCAACTTGGTGATCTTCGCCATGGCAGATGACCTGCATGAGAAGATGCTGGAGTACTCGCGGAGGGAGAACTCGGAGAGGGAAATGAGGAGCATGGAGGGAACTCTCAAGCTGGCCATGGAGTTGCTGGTGGAGGTGTTCTTGCAGTTCTTGGTACCGCTGTCGCAGAGCCCTGGGTTCAGGACGTTTTGGCTGGGTATGCTCAGGAGGATGGACACTTGCATGAAGGAGGACCTCGGAGATCACGTCGGCATCCTGCCGGAGATCGTGCCGGCGCTGCTGAAGAAGATGATAGTAGAAATGAAAGAGAAGGAGGTGCTGGTACAAGCTGAGAATGAACTCTGGGAAATAACAAATATTCAGATCCAGTGGATTGCTCCTTCATTGAAGGATGAATTGTTTCCTGATGAATAA